ACGGAGACCAACCTGGTGGCGCTTGGTCTCGGTGGGGACACCGAGACCCTCACCCGGGTAACCGACCTGATCGCCCAACTGATCGGCGCCACCGCGCCGCTTGGCCGGGCGATCGAGGGCCTGCCGGGGGATGCCCCAATCGGCGAACAGGGTAACTACTGCAGAGAGGAGATTCTCCCGGCGATGACCGCCGTCCGTGCGGCCACCGACTCGCTCGAGGAGATCGCTGACGACGAGCTGTGGCCGCTGCTGACCTACCAGGAGATGCTCTACATCAAGTAGTCCCGAGCCGGCGCAGTGAGCCCGACCTGATTACTCGAGGACCCGTCGGCTGCGAAGCGGGTGGTCCTTCGGGATCTCCACCAAGACCAGCCGAACACCCTCCGGCGACCTGATCCACCACTCGATCAATCCCCATGGCATGCGCTCAGGTCGCCCGTCATGAGCGACGTCCGCCTGAATCAACCGATCTGATTCGACCATTACGTCCGGCACCTGCAGCCACAACACGAGGCCGGCGGGGTCCGAGCCGTGTCCGCTGAACTCCACCAGCAC
Above is a genomic segment from Candidatus Microthrix parvicella Bio17-1 containing:
- a CDS encoding VOC family protein; protein product: MDVLSSRLLVRTDDLAASTAWWRDTLGLSVAREYGAEGVATGVAFFCGGVLVEFSGHGSDPAGLVLWLQVPDVMVESDRLIQADVAHDGRPERMPWGLIEWWIRSPEGVRLVLVEIPKDHPLRSRRVLE